The genomic stretch ACTCGTCCGGAGACGGCGGCGTCTCGTCCGAATAGGTGATGCCCAGCCCGCCGCCCACGTCCAGGTAGGCCAGCGGATGGCCCTTCTCCTTGAGCGCGGAGTACAGGCCCGCGACCTTGGACAAGGCCGCGCGAATGGGCGCCGTCTGGGTGAGCTGCGAACCGATGTGGCAATCCAACCCGGCGGCCAGCAGGCCCTTCATCTTCTTCGCGCGCGCGTAGAGGGCCACCGCCTCCTCGAACGGCACGCCGAACTTCGACGTCTTCAGGCCGGTGGAGATGTAACGGTGCGTGCGCGCATCCACGTCCGGATTCACTCGCAGGGCGAATGGCGCGCGGCGCCCCAGGCGGCGGCCCACGGCGTCCAGCGCCTCCAACTCCTCGGCGCTCTCCACGTTGAAGAGGAGGATGCCCGCGGCCAGCGCCGCCTCCATCTCCTCCTGCGTCTTGCCCACGCCAGCGAACACCGTCTTCGCCGTGTCCCCGCCCACATGCCGCACCCGGGCCAGCTCGCCGCCGGAGACGATGTCAAACCCACCGCCCCGCTCGGCGATGAGCCGGAGGATGGCCAGGTTCGAGTTGGCCTTCACCGAGTAGCAGATGAGGTGCGGCCGGTCTCCGAAGGCCTCCGTTACCACCCGGACGTGCCGGGTGAGCGTGGCGGTGGAGTACACGTAGGTGGGCGTGCCCACGGACTCGGCGATGGCCGCCAGCGGCACATCCTCCGCGTGGAGCACGCCCTTGCGGTAGGCGAAGTGATTCACGGGACTCCCGCGTCCTCGGACTCCGGCGGTGACAGCGGCGTCTCCACCCCGGTCTCCGGCGTGGGAGACAGGGTGGGCCCCGACGGCTCCAGGGGCCCTCGCTCCGACTCAGGGGGCGGCGGCTGCGTCTGGGTCGCGGGCGCTGGCGGCGGCCCGGGCGGCCTCGGGGGCCCCTTGATGCCACACGCCGCCAGCGTCAGTGACACGCTGGCGGCCACGCACAGCCGCGCGAGGACCTGGCGCATGGCTAGAACTGCATCCCCAGCCACGCGCGGATGGTCTGCGGCGTGTCCAGGTCGGTGGGCACCGTCGCGTTGAACTCCCGCAGGCCGCTCATCGGGAACAGGATGCCGTAGGCGATGCCGGCGATGAACCCATCCTCCGTCTTGTAGTCCGCGCCCACGTTGACCTCGAGACCCAGCGCCTTGTTCGTGAAGGACGGCGTGGACTGCGCGTACATGGCCTGCGAGTAGATGACGCGGCCGTAGATGTCGAAGCCCTCGGTGATGGTGTACTTCGCCGACGGGCGAACGTAGAACGCGTCCGTCACCCCGACCAGCAGCTCGCGCCATAGGATGAGGTCGATGCGGTAGTCGCGGTTGAAGCGGAAGTTGCGGATGGCGTTGTCCCTGCAGCCGCCCGTGCCGCAGTCGTACTGCGGGCCCTCGAAGTCACCCGGCTCCGTCCGACCGTTGGTGCCCGAACCCGGACGGCTCGGCTGGTTGCCGAAGCCCGGCGCCTTGTCGCCGGAGGCGAAGCCCAGCTCCATGTTCAGCGACAGCTTCTGGTTCAGCAGCCGCAGCTCACCCTGCGCCACGCCGCCGAACTGGGCCACGGTGAGGCTCTGGTTGAGCGTGGGGTCGTTGATGCCGCCCACGTCCAGCGCGCGGTTGCCGATGCGGCCCAACTGGGCGGCGGCCTCGAACTCCAGCCGCCAGTTCTTCTCCTCGTACTTCAGCCACAGGTCCGGCACGAACAGCGACGCGTCGCGCGGGATGAAGCCGGTGTTCTGGCCGTTCGTGGTGGAGCCGTCGTACTCCCACTTCTGGGTGCGGTAGGTGAAGTGCAGGCCGTACTGGAGCACGCCCTGGTTGTTGTCCAGCTTGGAGCGGATGACCTGGTCGGTGTCCCGGCGCGCGATGGCAATCACCCAGCTGTGCGCGTCATCGGACTGGGTCAGGTCGATGGGCTCGCCCACGGTGCCGCGCGTGTCGGTGACGCCCTCCGAGTTGAAGTCCAGCATCGGCGTCACGTACCAGCCCTCGAAGGGGTTGGTGACGAACTGGACGCGGTCCACGGTGTCGCCGAAGTCGCAGTCGAAGCAGGTGCCGTCGTTGCGCAGCATGCCCAGACCCCACTGGCTGCCCATGCGGCCGAAGCGCAGGATGCCCACCGGCGTCTTCACTTCGCCGTAGGCGCGGCGCAGCTTGATGGAGTCCTGGAGCGCGTCCGCCAGCGGGTCCTGGCTCTCGGAGAAGATGCCGAAGAGGTTGCGCGTGTTGCCGGGCAGCAGCGTGTCCGGCATGGCGCCCATGATGAAGTTGTCCAGGCCGAGGACCTCCATCTTCAACGCCACCTGCTCGGAGATGTTGAAGGTGGGCGCCAGGCGCACGCGCATGGTGGCGAAGGACTGGGTGTTCTCCTGCGCGCTGCGAGGCGAGCGCGGGAAGAGCTCCTTGCCGGGCGCCTTGCCCAGGTCGAACTTGTAGAAGAGCGTGGGGCGGACGCGGAAGTAGCCGTCGAGCGTGAAGACCTCGAGCTTGCGCTTCTCCTCCGGGAACTCCTCGGCCCACTCGTCCGTGGCGCCAATGGACTGCTTGGCGGCCTCGGCGCGAATCTCCTCGCGCAGCTCCTCCTTCAGCGCTTCCAGGTCGTCACGGCTGACGCCCTCGCGAGTGGAGGACACAGGCGCGGTCTCCGCGGAAACAGACTCCGCGGGGGCGGGAGCAGCGGGTGCGGCTTCCGCGGGCGCGGGCGGGCTACCCTCCGGCACCGGCGTCTGAGCGGTGGCCGTGGACGAAGCGACGAGTAGCGCCGCCAGCAGGGCGTGAGACATGGGCAACGATCTCCAGGGCCACCTGGGGCGGCCGGGTCTGAAAGGCGGGCGATTCAAGCGACGGGACCAAGGGGTGTCAACGCTTACCAGGGCGGGCCTTCGCGCCGTCAACGGCCGGCGACCCCGCCTCACTTCGGCGTCCGTCCCCCGGCTGGCACCGGGGGCAGTAGTGGGTGGTACGGCCTCCCTGGGTGAAGGACTCGACCCGGGTGCCACACTGGGAGCATGGGCTCCCCGCGCGGCCGTACACCCTGAATGGATTCTCCGAGCGCCCCTCCTCCAGGTACACCGGCTCCTCCCCCTCCTGCTCCTTGAGGCCGAAGTCGATGGAGGCGCGGATGGCCTGGACCAGGCGTTTCCACTCGTCCGGCGTCAGGGAGCCGGGCTGGCGCGAGGGGTGAAGGCCCGCGCGGAAGAGCGCC from Myxococcus xanthus encodes the following:
- the lysA gene encoding diaminopimelate decarboxylase: MNHFAYRKGVLHAEDVPLAAIAESVGTPTYVYSTATLTRHVRVVTEAFGDRPHLICYSVKANSNLAILRLIAERGGGFDIVSGGELARVRHVGGDTAKTVFAGVGKTQEEMEAALAAGILLFNVESAEELEALDAVGRRLGRRAPFALRVNPDVDARTHRYISTGLKTSKFGVPFEEAVALYARAKKMKGLLAAGLDCHIGSQLTQTAPIRAALSKVAGLYSALKEKGHPLAYLDVGGGLGITYSDETPPSPDEYARTVMAAAGATGATLILEPGRALMGNAGVLLTRVLYRKKTPARHFVVVDAGMNDLLRPALYEAHHGLQPLMKRRGKAVEVDVVGPVCESTDVLAKARPLVLPQAGELFAIMSAGAYGMSMSSTYNSRPRPAEVLVDGEAWRVVRERERVEDLWRGERA
- a CDS encoding TIGR04551 family protein, with protein sequence MSHALLAALLVASSTATAQTPVPEGSPPAPAEAAPAAPAPAESVSAETAPVSSTREGVSRDDLEALKEELREEIRAEAAKQSIGATDEWAEEFPEEKRKLEVFTLDGYFRVRPTLFYKFDLGKAPGKELFPRSPRSAQENTQSFATMRVRLAPTFNISEQVALKMEVLGLDNFIMGAMPDTLLPGNTRNLFGIFSESQDPLADALQDSIKLRRAYGEVKTPVGILRFGRMGSQWGLGMLRNDGTCFDCDFGDTVDRVQFVTNPFEGWYVTPMLDFNSEGVTDTRGTVGEPIDLTQSDDAHSWVIAIARRDTDQVIRSKLDNNQGVLQYGLHFTYRTQKWEYDGSTTNGQNTGFIPRDASLFVPDLWLKYEEKNWRLEFEAAAQLGRIGNRALDVGGINDPTLNQSLTVAQFGGVAQGELRLLNQKLSLNMELGFASGDKAPGFGNQPSRPGSGTNGRTEPGDFEGPQYDCGTGGCRDNAIRNFRFNRDYRIDLILWRELLVGVTDAFYVRPSAKYTITEGFDIYGRVIYSQAMYAQSTPSFTNKALGLEVNVGADYKTEDGFIAGIAYGILFPMSGLREFNATVPTDLDTPQTIRAWLGMQF
- the lptM gene encoding LPS translocon maturation chaperone LptM; amino-acid sequence: MRQVLARLCVAASVSLTLAACGIKGPPRPPGPPPAPATQTQPPPPESERGPLEPSGPTLSPTPETGVETPLSPPESEDAGVP